In Syntrophotaleaceae bacterium, a genomic segment contains:
- the modB gene encoding molybdate ABC transporter permease subunit produces MFELNFSDLQAVLLSARVAFMATLLSLPLGFMAAYLLVFHNFRGKTVVEVVLNLPLVLPPVVVGYLLLLLFGERGPIGGLLKEFGVRIVFTWWAAVLAAIVVGFPLLVRAIRIGMEDIDRQLIMASRTLGARWHDVLISIIAPLSVRSVLAGGSLMFARSLGEFGATIILAGNIPGVTQTIPLAIYDYTNTPGGDAMALALCLISVSISFVVLAFNETLARRFGGRVEQ; encoded by the coding sequence ATGTTTGAATTGAACTTCAGCGACCTGCAGGCGGTGCTGCTTTCGGCCCGGGTGGCCTTTATGGCGACTCTGCTCTCCTTGCCTCTGGGTTTCATGGCCGCCTACCTGCTGGTGTTTCATAACTTCAGGGGAAAAACCGTGGTCGAGGTCGTTCTCAACCTGCCCCTGGTGCTGCCTCCGGTGGTGGTCGGTTATCTCCTGCTGCTTCTGTTCGGCGAGCGGGGTCCGATAGGGGGCCTGCTGAAGGAATTCGGCGTGCGGATCGTGTTTACCTGGTGGGCGGCGGTTCTGGCTGCCATAGTCGTCGGGTTCCCCCTTCTGGTGCGTGCGATCCGCATCGGCATGGAGGATATCGATCGTCAGTTGATCATGGCCTCCCGAACCCTGGGAGCCCGGTGGCACGATGTCCTGATCTCGATCATCGCCCCCCTGTCGGTGCGCTCCGTTCTGGCCGGCGGTTCCCTGATGTTCGCCCGCAGCCTGGGGGAGTTCGGCGCCACCATTATTCTGGCCGGAAATATTCCCGGCGTGACTCAGACCATCCCCCTGGCTATCTACGACTACACCAACACACCCGGGGGTGATGCGATGGCCCTCGCTCTGTGCCTCATATCGGTCTCCATCTCCTTTGTCGTCCTGGCCTTCAATGAAACCCTTGCCAGGCGTTTCGGCGGGAGGGTGGAACAGTGA
- the modC gene encoding molybdenum ABC transporter ATP-binding protein produces MNLYLSLEKTFGTFRFDAAFRTSAPRIGLLGRSGSGKSTLVNLLAGMMTPDRGRIQVDDEVLYDSSKKIAVPPEKRRIAVVFQQAHLFPHMNVRRNLFFGLRRIPAQKRHIDPEALFRVLDIDRLLDRRVTSLSGGEKQRVALGRAVLAHPRLLLMDEPLNGLDEALKYQVIPYLNEVVTRFRIPLLYISHSMNEMRMMTDEVVVLDSGRVVSQTSAESVARLRMQNCPMGYQNFFRLCDPVEEDGLFRYRWGGNQLLLTQGCSGRESLFTLSSKDIVLFRRHPESVSARNLLLCRVKGIIEMENRVGLELETGGESVVAQVVKRVVSEWELGIGSEVFACIKADAFRRLY; encoded by the coding sequence GTGAATCTTTACCTTTCCCTGGAAAAAACCTTCGGAACTTTTCGTTTTGACGCGGCTTTTCGCACCAGTGCCCCGCGCATCGGTCTGCTGGGCAGGTCGGGGAGCGGCAAATCGACCCTGGTCAATCTGCTGGCAGGCATGATGACTCCCGACCGGGGCCGGATTCAGGTCGACGACGAGGTTCTGTACGATTCCTCGAAAAAGATCGCCGTCCCTCCTGAAAAGCGGCGGATTGCGGTTGTTTTTCAGCAGGCCCATCTTTTTCCGCACATGAATGTCCGCCGTAACCTGTTCTTCGGGTTGCGCCGCATTCCCGCCCAAAAGCGCCACATCGATCCCGAGGCCCTGTTCCGGGTCCTCGACATCGATCGTCTGCTCGACCGGCGTGTGACCTCCCTGTCCGGTGGCGAGAAGCAGCGGGTCGCACTGGGAAGGGCGGTTCTGGCTCATCCCCGGCTGCTTTTGATGGACGAGCCGCTGAACGGACTTGACGAGGCCCTGAAGTACCAGGTCATTCCTTATCTCAACGAAGTGGTGACCCGTTTCCGAATCCCATTGCTTTACATCAGTCATTCCATGAACGAAATGCGCATGATGACTGATGAAGTGGTGGTGCTGGACAGCGGTCGGGTGGTCTCCCAGACTTCGGCGGAGAGCGTGGCCCGTTTGCGCATGCAGAATTGCCCCATGGGGTATCAGAATTTTTTCCGATTGTGCGACCCGGTGGAAGAGGACGGACTTTTTCGATACCGCTGGGGCGGCAACCAGTTGCTGCTGACCCAGGGCTGCAGTGGCCGGGAATCCCTGTTCACCCTGTCTTCCAAGGATATCGTTCTGTTCCGCCGGCATCCGGAATCGGTCAGCGCGAGAAATCTGCTCCTCTGCCGGGTGAAAGGCATCATCGAGATGGAGAATCGGGTGGGGCTGGAGTTGGAGACGGGTGGGGAATCCGTGGTTGCCCAGGTGGTGAAAAGAGTCGTGTCCGAGTGGGAGCTCGGCATCGGCAGCGAGGTTTTCGCCTGCATCAAGGCGGATGCTTTCCGGCGTCTGTACTGA
- the nifV gene encoding homocitrate synthase, protein MIDETRPEIIIDDTTLRDGEQTAGVVFSLEEKKAIARLLDEMGVQELECGIPAMGAEEQAAVRALVDLGLKARLITWNRALVSDIQASINSGVKAVDISLSVSDIHIANKLRKDREWVKEQLKKALGFAKEHDLYVSVGGEDSSRADPDFILELMEIGRGMGADRFRFCDTLGLLDPFVTFEKIRYLAENSPLDIEIHTHNDLGMATANAIAGIKAGARFVNTTVNGLGERAGNAAFEEVVMALKHACRLDCRIDTGRFVEVSRLVAQASARPVPDWKAIVGEKVFSHESGLHVDGVLKFPENYEAFDPATVGLSRHLVLGKHSGRRALEARLRQLGLAPEGVALEDLLERVRSLSQQQKRPVGDEDLLLLCRSLPKVA, encoded by the coding sequence ATGATAGATGAAACAAGGCCGGAGATCATCATTGACGACACCACCTTGCGCGACGGCGAGCAGACCGCGGGAGTGGTTTTTTCCCTGGAAGAGAAAAAGGCCATCGCCCGGCTCCTGGACGAGATGGGAGTTCAGGAACTTGAGTGCGGCATTCCCGCCATGGGTGCCGAGGAACAGGCTGCGGTGCGGGCCCTGGTCGATTTGGGCCTCAAGGCTCGGCTGATCACCTGGAACCGGGCCCTGGTCTCCGATATCCAGGCGTCCATCAACAGCGGTGTGAAGGCGGTCGACATCTCTTTGTCCGTCTCGGATATTCATATTGCCAACAAGTTGCGCAAGGATCGCGAATGGGTCAAGGAACAGCTGAAGAAAGCCCTCGGCTTTGCCAAGGAACACGATCTCTATGTTTCTGTCGGCGGGGAGGACTCCAGCCGGGCCGATCCCGATTTCATCCTCGAACTGATGGAGATCGGCCGGGGAATGGGAGCGGACCGTTTCAGGTTCTGTGATACCCTCGGTCTGCTCGACCCCTTTGTTACCTTCGAAAAGATCCGCTATCTAGCGGAAAATTCACCGCTCGATATCGAAATCCATACTCATAACGATCTCGGAATGGCTACCGCCAATGCCATTGCCGGCATCAAGGCAGGAGCCCGGTTTGTCAATACCACCGTCAACGGTCTCGGTGAGAGGGCCGGCAACGCGGCGTTCGAAGAGGTGGTTATGGCTCTCAAACACGCCTGCAGGCTCGACTGCAGGATAGATACCGGCCGATTCGTCGAGGTTTCCCGGCTGGTCGCGCAAGCCAGTGCCCGCCCGGTACCGGACTGGAAGGCCATCGTCGGGGAAAAGGTGTTTTCTCACGAATCCGGACTGCATGTCGATGGCGTCCTGAAATTCCCCGAGAATTACGAAGCTTTCGACCCGGCCACCGTCGGGCTCTCCCGCCACCTGGTTCTTGGAAAGCATTCAGGCAGAAGAGCTCTGGAAGCCCGACTTCGCCAACTCGGGCTGGCCCCCGAGGGAGTGGCACTGGAGGACCTCCTGGAGCGGGTGAGAAGCCTTTCCCAGCAGCAGAAGAGGCCGGTCGGCGACGAGGATCTGTTGCTGCTTTGCAGAAGTCTTCCCAAAGTGGCCTGA
- a CDS encoding ferritin family protein has protein sequence MNIFEFALQMEKEAVEFYTHLARQVSDRGPKQIFIDLAMDHVQRRQFIEKVKVSSQWKDLNDHGVTCGPWHKGVRLNGEIDDEAAYRLALEWEEAEMHCFEDLLERARARGIRKALERIAEEEDRRVARLRQIYDFINAPNQYLAWGEFSNLEEFHQFGRDIG, from the coding sequence ATGAATATCTTCGAGTTTGCCTTACAGATGGAAAAGGAAGCCGTGGAATTCTATACTCATCTGGCCAGGCAGGTTTCGGACAGGGGGCCCAAGCAGATCTTTATCGACTTGGCAATGGACCATGTGCAACGCAGGCAATTTATCGAAAAGGTCAAAGTTTCCAGCCAGTGGAAAGATTTGAACGACCACGGGGTGACGTGCGGCCCATGGCACAAGGGTGTTCGGTTAAACGGAGAGATCGACGACGAGGCCGCTTACAGGTTGGCCCTGGAGTGGGAAGAGGCGGAAATGCACTGCTTTGAGGATCTTCTGGAGCGTGCCCGGGCCAGGGGAATCAGAAAAGCACTCGAACGGATTGCTGAGGAGGAAGACCGGCGTGTCGCCCGGCTACGGCAGATTTATGATTTCATCAACGCGCCGAATCAATATCTGGCGTGGGGAGAATTCAGCAATCTTGAAGAATTCCATCAGTTCGGGCGTGACATTGGCTGA
- a CDS encoding GNAT family N-acetyltransferase has translation MNQRCEFLPPKEYDWESFLAVAAKEGWRVPAAEIELFRGPFASGALALHCGGSFAGMVTFVNYGATAWIGNLIVQPSLRGQGLGRALFERALCELQKRGAASVWLTASETGFPLYAAQGFRTIGPVERWVLQTRPGVRGTDPAGNAECPCAGELERIFRQADAGVWGGQRILLDHLLIGGRLFSCGQQRALLQQEPGRGILGPWYGAGRPGDEQCKLLNSIRDAAKCCEELVADVLGGRIASGLMEKAGFVCSGTTRLMVLGDTASINLQSLVALASLGSVG, from the coding sequence ATGAATCAAAGGTGTGAATTCTTACCTCCGAAGGAGTACGACTGGGAAAGTTTCCTGGCTGTCGCCGCAAAGGAAGGCTGGCGGGTTCCGGCTGCCGAAATCGAACTTTTTCGTGGCCCTTTCGCCTCCGGCGCCCTTGCCCTGCATTGCGGCGGCAGTTTTGCCGGAATGGTGACTTTTGTCAATTACGGTGCCACTGCCTGGATCGGAAACCTGATCGTCCAACCCTCTCTGCGGGGACAGGGCCTCGGCAGGGCATTGTTCGAAAGAGCCTTGTGCGAGCTGCAGAAAAGGGGAGCCGCGTCCGTTTGGCTGACGGCCTCCGAAACGGGATTTCCCCTTTATGCAGCCCAGGGTTTCAGAACAATTGGCCCGGTGGAGAGGTGGGTTCTCCAAACCCGGCCAGGAGTTAGGGGTACCGATCCTGCCGGAAATGCTGAGTGTCCCTGCGCAGGAGAACTTGAAAGAATTTTCCGTCAGGCAGACGCAGGAGTCTGGGGGGGACAGCGCATTCTGCTGGACCATCTGCTGATCGGGGGCCGGCTGTTTTCCTGTGGACAACAACGGGCTTTGCTGCAGCAGGAGCCGGGCAGGGGTATTCTCGGGCCCTGGTATGGCGCAGGCCGTCCCGGCGATGAACAATGCAAGTTGCTTAACTCGATAAGGGATGCGGCGAAATGCTGTGAAGAATTGGTGGCTGACGTCCTTGGCGGCCGCATAGCTTCCGGCCTTATGGAGAAGGCAGGCTTTGTTTGTAGCGGCACAACCCGGTTGATGGTTCTTGGCGATACGGCCTCGATAAATCTCCAAAGCCTGGTGGCCCTGGCCAGTCTGGGCAGTGTTGGCTGA
- a CDS encoding polyprenyl synthetase family protein: MNNALVLLREDLASVEEKFKNSMASEVGLINKVGQHLLQSGGKRIRPLLLMLCARLTGYRGRQHIAQASAIEFLHTATLLHDDVVDGAELRRGSPSANSVWGNQAAVLTGDFLFAKAFVMMVEGGNIRALQILSQASTLMAEGEMLQLIETGNLEVGEQSYLNIIEKKTAALFAATCRCGGILGGVEPAAEDALASFGLNIGLAFQLVDDALDYVAEEKVFGKIPGHDLAEGKMTLPLIHALANCSPKEKGRITEIVTGETMEEADLSYAMDLIRRTGGLEYSWQRAEELVGQAKSRLNIFSESPEKSALFELADYVVTRER, translated from the coding sequence ATGAACAATGCCCTTGTCCTGCTTCGCGAAGATCTGGCCAGCGTCGAGGAAAAGTTCAAAAACAGCATGGCCTCGGAAGTGGGACTGATCAACAAGGTCGGCCAGCACCTCCTGCAAAGCGGCGGCAAGCGTATTCGACCCCTGCTGCTGATGCTTTGTGCCCGACTCACAGGCTACCGGGGCCGCCAACACATTGCCCAGGCGAGCGCCATCGAATTTCTCCACACGGCAACCCTGCTTCACGATGATGTGGTTGATGGTGCCGAACTGCGGCGCGGCAGCCCCTCCGCCAATTCGGTCTGGGGTAATCAGGCTGCTGTTCTGACCGGGGATTTTCTCTTTGCCAAAGCCTTTGTGATGATGGTGGAGGGGGGCAATATCAGGGCCCTGCAAATCCTGTCCCAGGCATCCACCCTCATGGCGGAAGGGGAAATGCTGCAATTGATCGAGACCGGCAATCTAGAGGTCGGCGAGCAGAGCTATCTCAATATAATCGAGAAGAAAACCGCCGCTCTGTTTGCCGCTACCTGTCGTTGCGGCGGGATCCTGGGCGGGGTCGAGCCGGCGGCGGAAGATGCCCTTGCAAGCTTCGGACTCAATATCGGACTGGCTTTCCAGCTGGTTGACGACGCCCTCGACTACGTAGCCGAGGAGAAGGTGTTCGGCAAGATCCCCGGACATGATCTGGCCGAAGGCAAGATGACCCTGCCGCTTATTCATGCGCTGGCAAACTGCTCGCCGAAAGAAAAAGGGCGCATTACGGAAATTGTTACCGGGGAAACAATGGAAGAGGCCGATCTGAGTTATGCCATGGATCTCATCCGCCGCACCGGTGGTCTCGAATATAGCTGGCAGAGGGCCGAGGAACTTGTTGGCCAAGCCAAGAGCCGATTGAATATCTTTTCCGAATCTCCTGAAAAATCGGCCCTTTTTGAACTGGCCGATTACGTCGTAACCCGAGAGCGGTAG